A region from the uncultured Holophaga sp. genome encodes:
- a CDS encoding 4Fe-4S dicluster domain-containing protein — translation MSRLDGPHDRGDFLRSLGKLFAGFVAEQVEEAVVSAGPGLLRPPGALDELAFLTTCTRCDACMLACPQGSIQTAPPRAALAMGTPFISPRSMPCFLCEDLPCVGACPDGALVWPRRTLDGEPVEGPRAVQMGLAVVNPERCVTYPKGEEPGQPCRTCEDRCPYPGEAIRMLAPGEGQVPRPQVSEEHCTGCGLCVFGCITTRPAIRVETRP, via the coding sequence ATGAGCCGCCTGGACGGGCCCCACGACCGGGGGGACTTCCTCAGGTCCCTGGGCAAGCTCTTCGCTGGCTTCGTGGCCGAGCAGGTCGAAGAGGCCGTGGTGAGCGCCGGTCCGGGGCTGCTCCGTCCCCCGGGGGCCCTTGATGAGTTGGCCTTCCTCACCACCTGCACCCGCTGTGATGCCTGCATGCTGGCCTGCCCCCAGGGATCCATCCAGACGGCCCCGCCCCGGGCGGCCCTGGCCATGGGCACCCCCTTCATCTCCCCGCGGAGCATGCCCTGCTTCCTCTGCGAGGACCTGCCCTGCGTCGGCGCCTGCCCGGATGGCGCCCTCGTCTGGCCCAGGCGGACCCTCGACGGAGAGCCCGTTGAGGGTCCCAGGGCTGTCCAGATGGGGCTGGCGGTGGTCAACCCCGAACGCTGCGTGACCTACCCGAAGGGCGAGGAACCGGGCCAGCCCTGCCGGACCTGCGAGGATCGCTGCCCCTATCCCGGAGAGGCCATCCGGATGCTCGCCCCCGGGGAAGGCCAGGTCCCCCGCCCCCAGGTGTCCGAGGAGCATTGCACGGGCTGCGGGCTCTGCGTCTTCGGCTGCATCACCACCCGCCCCGCCATCCGGGTGGAAACCCGCCCATGA
- a CDS encoding transporter substrate-binding domain-containing protein produces MDSGERARGAWGALLLYLALLLPGVLSPGLHAATPASPLIVGLDEDYPPYEFRNAQGVPEGYNVDLLKALERVLDLRFDLRPGVWGLLKDDLEAGRIQVLGSMLRTPDREKVFAFSNPPLQVGYALFTRQGEFSPAGLEDLRGRRVLVQRGSQMHDQLLARGLQESLDPVDSEADALRALAAGRDDAALVAHLTGLLLIRQGGFGNISPAGPPVLSRELSLAVRRDHAELLARLDTGLAILQRTGELDRIHRKWFSELETPDRSARRGLLALAGAVALLALFLGAVLVWNRTLQRRIRKHTDELQTQKDFLQGVVDSIPLMLFAKDPNHGFVFTLWNRKAEELSGRSSAEILGSTDFSHFPPGQALSFRKDDETVMSSRALRVIEEEPLDTPNGQVLLRTLKVPICDREDQPLYLLGISEDITERRRMEEALAQVQRLESLGVMAGGIAHDLNNYLTGIQGNLDLVASTLPADHPGHLFLEGAGQSIGLATLLASQMLAYAGQGAIQTRGLDLNLLLRDLHPLLQASLPSATALRLDLAPGLPQVRADERQLRQVVLNLANNASEALEGRPGTLTFHTRSETLCEAEIRILFPGQTLEAGPQVVLEVSDTGSGIAPDVLPRIFDPFFSTRFTGRGLGLPATLGILRSHGGGLRVTSRPGAGSTFIVYLPALADRI; encoded by the coding sequence GTGGATTCAGGGGAGAGAGCACGCGGCGCATGGGGAGCTCTGCTCCTCTACCTCGCGTTGCTCCTCCCCGGCGTCCTCTCCCCCGGCCTCCATGCGGCCACCCCAGCGAGCCCGCTGATCGTCGGCCTGGACGAGGACTATCCTCCCTATGAGTTCCGCAATGCCCAGGGGGTGCCCGAGGGCTACAATGTAGACCTCCTCAAGGCTCTGGAGCGGGTCCTGGACCTCCGATTCGACCTGCGTCCAGGCGTCTGGGGTCTGCTGAAGGATGACCTCGAGGCCGGTCGGATCCAGGTCCTCGGCAGCATGCTAAGGACCCCGGACCGCGAGAAGGTCTTCGCCTTTTCCAACCCCCCGCTGCAGGTCGGCTATGCCCTGTTCACCCGCCAGGGGGAGTTCTCCCCCGCTGGGCTGGAGGACCTCCGGGGCCGCCGGGTCCTGGTCCAGCGCGGAAGCCAGATGCACGATCAGCTCCTCGCCAGGGGTCTGCAGGAGTCGTTGGACCCGGTGGACTCAGAGGCCGATGCCCTCAGAGCCTTGGCGGCGGGGAGGGACGATGCGGCCCTGGTCGCCCACCTGACCGGGCTGCTCCTCATCCGGCAGGGCGGCTTCGGCAACATCAGCCCCGCCGGCCCTCCCGTCCTCTCCCGGGAACTGAGCCTGGCTGTCCGCAGGGACCACGCCGAGCTGCTGGCCAGATTGGACACGGGACTGGCCATCCTGCAACGCACCGGTGAGCTCGACCGCATCCACCGCAAGTGGTTCAGTGAACTGGAGACCCCTGACCGTTCCGCACGCCGGGGCCTGCTGGCCCTGGCCGGGGCAGTGGCTCTCCTGGCCCTTTTCCTGGGGGCGGTGCTGGTCTGGAACCGGACCCTCCAGCGGAGGATCCGGAAGCACACCGACGAGCTCCAGACCCAGAAGGACTTCCTCCAGGGCGTCGTGGACTCCATCCCCCTGATGCTCTTCGCCAAGGATCCCAATCACGGCTTCGTCTTCACCCTCTGGAACAGGAAGGCGGAGGAGCTCTCCGGCCGGAGTTCGGCGGAGATCCTGGGTTCCACGGACTTCAGCCACTTCCCGCCCGGGCAGGCCCTGAGCTTCCGCAAGGATGACGAGACCGTGATGTCCAGCCGCGCCCTGCGGGTCATCGAGGAGGAACCTCTGGACACCCCGAACGGGCAGGTCCTCCTGCGCACCCTCAAGGTGCCCATCTGCGACCGGGAGGACCAGCCCCTCTACCTCCTGGGCATCTCCGAGGACATCACGGAGCGGCGACGCATGGAAGAGGCCCTTGCCCAGGTGCAGCGGCTGGAGAGCCTGGGGGTCATGGCCGGGGGCATCGCCCACGATCTCAACAACTACCTGACAGGCATCCAGGGCAACCTGGACCTGGTGGCCAGCACCCTCCCCGCCGACCACCCGGGCCACCTCTTTCTGGAGGGAGCGGGACAGAGCATCGGCCTCGCCACCCTCCTGGCCTCCCAGATGCTCGCCTACGCAGGTCAGGGTGCGATCCAGACCCGGGGCCTGGACCTCAACCTCCTCCTCCGGGACCTGCACCCCCTGCTCCAGGCCAGCCTGCCATCCGCCACAGCCCTCCGCCTGGACCTGGCTCCAGGCCTGCCCCAGGTGAGGGCCGACGAGCGCCAGCTCCGGCAAGTCGTCCTCAACCTGGCCAACAATGCCTCCGAAGCCCTGGAGGGACGCCCGGGGACCCTCACCTTCCACACCCGGAGCGAGACCCTCTGCGAGGCCGAGATCCGGATCCTCTTCCCCGGACAGACCCTGGAGGCTGGCCCCCAGGTGGTCCTGGAGGTCTCCGACACCGGGAGCGGCATCGCCCCGGATGTCCTCCCCCGCATCTTCGACCCCTTCTTCTCCACCCGATTCACCGGCCGCGGCCTGGGTCTTCCGGCCACCCTGGGCATCCTCCGGAGCCACGGGGGTGGACTCCGGGTCACCAGCCGGCCAGGGGCGGGCAGTACTTTCATCGTCTACCTGCCGGCCCTCGCGGATAGAATCTGA
- the purB gene encoding adenylosuccinate lyase, with protein sequence MAFLPPSDLPELEHFEHPLSSRYASKAMVRLLSPLYRMRVWRRLWIALAESEHELGLPVTAEQIAEMRATQDQVDLPAIAKHEAALRHDVMAAIHAWGDIAPKARPIVHLGATSCFVTDNGDLLICQESLQLLRSRLQDVIAALSKFAGQWADQPTLGFTHFQSAQPTTVGKRACLWIQDLLLDLGDLDHLIATTPVRGVKGTTGTQASFLELFEGDGAKVDDLEAKFCEKVGFPAIAISGQTATRKLEDRIGQVLCGIAASASKFACDMRLLQHLKEVEEPFEKNQIGSSAMPYKRNPMRSERINSLARFVLGLMPSSYQTSATQWMERTLDDSAHRRLTISQGLLATDAILVLLKNVSSALVVYPKMIEARLAQELPFMAAEVLLMEAVKRGGDRQDLHERFRVAALSAGKAIKEEGKPNPLLRLLAQDPAWRMSEAELAGMLDAQRFTGRAGDQVRAFLGREVAQALRDHRPAETAEVRV encoded by the coding sequence ATGGCCTTTCTGCCCCCGTCCGATCTGCCCGAGCTTGAGCACTTCGAGCACCCCCTCTCCAGCCGCTACGCCAGCAAGGCCATGGTGCGCCTGCTCTCGCCTTTGTACCGGATGCGGGTGTGGCGGCGCCTGTGGATCGCCCTGGCCGAGAGTGAGCACGAGCTGGGGCTGCCGGTCACGGCGGAGCAGATCGCCGAGATGCGCGCCACCCAGGACCAGGTGGACCTGCCCGCCATCGCCAAGCATGAGGCGGCCTTGCGCCACGATGTGATGGCCGCCATCCACGCCTGGGGTGACATCGCCCCCAAGGCCCGCCCCATCGTCCACCTGGGCGCCACCAGCTGCTTCGTCACCGACAACGGCGACCTGCTCATCTGCCAGGAGTCCCTCCAGCTCCTGCGCTCCCGGCTGCAGGATGTCATCGCGGCCCTCTCGAAGTTCGCGGGCCAGTGGGCCGACCAACCCACCCTTGGCTTCACCCACTTCCAGTCCGCCCAGCCCACGACCGTGGGTAAGCGGGCCTGCCTCTGGATCCAGGACCTCCTCCTGGATCTGGGTGACCTGGATCACCTCATCGCCACCACCCCCGTGCGCGGCGTGAAGGGCACCACCGGCACCCAGGCCAGCTTCCTGGAGCTCTTCGAGGGCGACGGCGCCAAGGTGGATGACCTCGAAGCCAAGTTCTGCGAGAAGGTGGGCTTCCCCGCCATCGCCATCTCCGGCCAGACCGCCACCCGCAAGCTGGAGGACCGCATCGGCCAGGTCCTTTGCGGCATCGCCGCCTCGGCCTCCAAGTTCGCCTGTGACATGCGCCTGCTCCAGCACCTCAAGGAGGTCGAGGAGCCCTTCGAGAAGAACCAGATCGGCTCCAGCGCCATGCCCTACAAGCGCAATCCCATGCGCTCAGAGCGCATCAACAGCCTGGCCCGCTTTGTCCTGGGCCTCATGCCCTCCAGCTACCAGACCTCCGCCACCCAGTGGATGGAGCGCACCCTGGATGACTCCGCCCACCGCCGCCTCACCATCAGCCAGGGCCTCCTGGCCACGGACGCCATCCTGGTGCTCCTGAAGAACGTCTCCAGCGCCCTGGTGGTCTACCCGAAGATGATCGAGGCCCGGCTCGCCCAGGAGCTGCCCTTCATGGCCGCCGAGGTGCTGCTGATGGAGGCAGTGAAGCGGGGCGGCGACCGCCAGGACCTGCACGAGCGCTTCCGCGTCGCGGCCCTCTCCGCGGGGAAGGCCATCAAGGAGGAAGGGAAGCCCAATCCCCTCCTCAGGCTCCTGGCTCAGGACCCCGCCTGGCGCATGTCTGAAGCCGAACTGGCCGGGATGCTGGACGCCCAGCGCTTCACCGGACGTGCCGGGGATCAGGTCCGGGCCTTCCTCGGCCGAGAAGTAGCTCAGGCACTCCGGGACCACCGTCCCGCCGAGACTGCGGAGGTTCGAGTCTAG
- the rpmH gene encoding 50S ribosomal protein L34 has protein sequence MKRTFQPNNRRRAKTHGFLSRMKTKNGRMVLKRRRAKGRHVLAL, from the coding sequence ATGAAGCGTACTTTCCAGCCCAACAACCGCCGCCGTGCCAAGACCCACGGCTTCCTCTCCCGCATGAAGACCAAGAATGGCCGCATGGTGCTGAAGCGCCGCCGCGCCAAGGGTCGGCACGTCCTGGCCCTCTAG
- a CDS encoding ribonuclease P protein component, with protein sequence MAGRYRVVRHRDHAVPQDLPRPVSGKGQLLDIRVWSFPAELPLLLVSASRKQGRAVRRNQFRRRVRMAFLKVLRECPGLALPGVVWVRPSRAVPRDRLPQFHEIEGQLRLALSRWKKP encoded by the coding sequence GTGGCTGGCCGCTACCGTGTGGTGCGGCACCGGGATCATGCGGTGCCGCAGGATCTGCCGCGCCCGGTATCGGGCAAGGGCCAGCTGCTGGACATCCGGGTCTGGTCCTTCCCGGCGGAGCTTCCGCTCCTCCTGGTCAGCGCCTCGCGCAAGCAGGGGCGGGCGGTGCGCCGCAACCAGTTCCGGAGACGGGTCCGCATGGCCTTCCTGAAGGTCCTGCGGGAGTGTCCTGGTCTCGCCCTTCCGGGGGTGGTCTGGGTGCGTCCCTCCCGTGCTGTCCCCAGAGATCGGCTCCCCCAATTTCATGAAATCGAAGGTCAGCTCCGGCTGGCCTTAAGTCGCTGGAAAAAGCCATGA
- a CDS encoding YidC/Oxa1 family insertase periplasmic-domain containing protein, translated as MNNRNLVAFIICMLVLFGLYSWVMRRNAPPKQAQEVAQAAQAPAVAPPPVSGGAAPAQAARPADTSSLVTVESSELRLRFRTQDGAIQQVEWKADGTPFLPSMSPDGSTRDFPGIGGALSARFEGSPEIASTPEGKVVTFRNAQGDRLEYRVPEKGYALKVSWSSPSGSPLNLIAMPHDLAQANHLGRIFTLEESGIHDQAWTSILKDPFFKFVGAKRKTLPDATRMVGMDAGIEHAAKSQRTHYFAAIWEMPRLVDRDPGLGYTIRPEGQQTLTGTLYLGPKQADVLAGMGKAYTKVMNFGFFGLVAQFLFWILRQIQRVIPNWGWAILVFSLIIRGILWPLNTKTTLGMIRMKELEPHQKEIQAKYAKFGNDMAKKQEQQKELMAFYKKNGHNPMGGCLPMVVQMPVFLALWSMLAAVYELRHAHFALWLTDLSAQDPYYILPILLGASMLLQQKMTPMAGGDAAQKKMMMYVMPLMMIFFFGTTPAGLCLYYLVFNLVGIAQTWYLLKTYKSKPVVI; from the coding sequence ATGAACAACCGAAACCTGGTGGCCTTCATCATCTGCATGCTGGTCCTCTTCGGCCTCTATTCCTGGGTGATGCGTCGCAATGCGCCCCCGAAGCAGGCCCAGGAGGTCGCCCAGGCCGCTCAGGCTCCGGCCGTGGCGCCTCCCCCGGTCTCCGGAGGGGCCGCCCCCGCACAGGCCGCCCGTCCCGCCGACACCAGCAGCCTGGTGACGGTCGAGTCCAGCGAGCTGCGCCTCCGCTTCCGTACCCAGGATGGTGCCATCCAGCAGGTGGAGTGGAAGGCCGACGGAACCCCCTTCCTCCCCTCCATGAGCCCCGATGGCAGCACCCGCGACTTCCCTGGCATCGGCGGTGCCCTGAGCGCCCGCTTCGAGGGCAGTCCCGAGATCGCCAGCACCCCCGAGGGCAAGGTGGTGACCTTCCGCAATGCCCAGGGTGACCGGCTGGAGTACCGCGTCCCCGAGAAGGGCTATGCCCTGAAGGTGAGCTGGAGCTCCCCCTCCGGCAGCCCCCTGAACCTCATCGCCATGCCCCATGACCTGGCCCAGGCCAACCACCTCGGTCGGATCTTCACCCTCGAGGAGAGCGGCATCCATGACCAGGCCTGGACCAGCATCCTGAAGGATCCCTTCTTCAAGTTCGTCGGCGCCAAGCGCAAGACCCTTCCCGATGCCACCCGCATGGTCGGCATGGACGCGGGGATCGAGCATGCCGCCAAGAGCCAGCGCACCCATTATTTCGCTGCCATCTGGGAGATGCCCAGGCTGGTGGACCGGGACCCCGGCCTGGGCTACACCATCCGTCCCGAGGGGCAGCAGACCCTCACCGGAACCCTCTACCTCGGGCCCAAGCAGGCCGATGTCCTGGCCGGCATGGGCAAGGCCTACACCAAGGTCATGAACTTTGGCTTCTTCGGCCTGGTCGCCCAGTTCCTCTTCTGGATCCTCCGGCAGATCCAGCGCGTGATCCCCAACTGGGGCTGGGCCATTCTGGTCTTCTCCCTGATCATCCGCGGCATCCTCTGGCCCCTCAACACCAAAACCACCCTGGGCATGATCCGCATGAAGGAGCTGGAGCCCCACCAGAAGGAGATCCAGGCCAAGTACGCCAAGTTCGGCAACGACATGGCCAAGAAGCAGGAGCAGCAAAAGGAGCTGATGGCCTTCTACAAGAAGAACGGCCACAACCCCATGGGCGGCTGCCTGCCCATGGTCGTCCAGATGCCCGTCTTCCTGGCCCTCTGGTCCATGCTCGCCGCCGTGTATGAGCTGCGCCACGCCCACTTCGCCCTCTGGCTCACCGATCTCTCCGCGCAGGATCCCTACTACATCCTGCCGATCCTGCTGGGCGCCTCCATGCTGCTGCAGCAGAAGATGACCCCCATGGCCGGCGGCGATGCCGCGCAGAAGAAGATGATGATGTACGTCATGCCCCTCATGATGATCTTCTTCTTCGGCACCACCCCCGCCGGGCTCTGCCTCTACTATCTGGTCTTCAACCTGGTGGGCATCGCCCAGACCTGGTACCTCCTCAAGACCTACAAGTCCAAGCCCGTCGTCATCTGA
- a CDS encoding R3H domain-containing nucleic acid-binding protein — protein sequence MRRNSASLESLPDLAVRWCEALGLKVEARFEASGDDELFPNRLVLDGPDAQWLAASKGQGLDALQFLIHEAQGERDEARLAYLDAQGSRLFRMKEIKAMAALAIQQARATGSYRFSSLTPRERRWVHTVVAREQGLNTESEGTGSIKALKVFRA from the coding sequence ATGCGCAGGAATTCCGCAAGCCTCGAGTCGCTCCCCGACTTGGCGGTCCGCTGGTGCGAAGCCCTTGGCCTGAAGGTCGAGGCCCGTTTTGAGGCCTCTGGGGATGACGAGCTCTTCCCCAACCGTTTGGTGCTGGATGGCCCCGACGCCCAGTGGCTGGCCGCCAGCAAGGGGCAGGGCCTGGATGCCCTGCAGTTCCTGATCCACGAGGCCCAGGGCGAGCGGGACGAGGCCAGGTTGGCCTACCTGGACGCCCAGGGCTCCCGCCTCTTCCGGATGAAGGAGATCAAGGCCATGGCTGCCCTGGCCATCCAGCAGGCCCGCGCCACCGGGAGCTACCGCTTCTCCAGCCTGACCCCCCGGGAGCGCCGTTGGGTCCACACCGTGGTGGCCCGGGAGCAGGGGCTCAACACTGAGAGCGAAGGCACCGGCAGCATCAAGGCCCTCAAGGTGTTCCGGGCCTAG
- a CDS encoding tRNA modification GTPase — protein sequence MRNQPIAAPATPMLPGAVAIVRISGPDLRGTLGSWVRLPEPRRAALRTLAWEGYRERALVLFFPGPESYTGEDVVEFQVHGNPLLVRRLLERLASLGVRLAEPGEFTRRSLLNGRQGLLEAEALKDMIAAATDAQLREAQARSGGVPVWLAAARDAVAPWVARAEAAVDYGEDEGILLDLGQLRTSLEPLRRVFHVEQGRSRAAGWLREGIRIALVGRPNAGKSTLFNALAGEDRAIVTEIPGTTRDVLEVRCEWAGLPLYLFDTAGLRETEDPVERLGVARVSAVLEKVDLILHLIPATDPGPDPEILVRLAAYAEKVIEVRTFSDAKAAEGLSVSALAGELGALARALQERFLGGMAPDACLGALASQRQRELLDELVLQAELLFQLPDEPPPELPASVLQGLWALLLRLSGEDRAEATLDQVFSGFCLGK from the coding sequence GTGAGGAACCAGCCCATTGCCGCCCCCGCCACGCCGATGCTGCCCGGCGCCGTGGCCATCGTCCGGATCTCGGGCCCGGATCTCCGCGGCACCCTGGGGTCTTGGGTGCGCCTGCCCGAGCCCCGGAGAGCCGCCCTTCGCACCCTGGCCTGGGAGGGCTACCGGGAGCGGGCCCTGGTCCTCTTCTTTCCGGGGCCGGAGAGCTACACCGGTGAGGATGTGGTGGAGTTCCAGGTCCACGGCAACCCCCTTCTGGTGCGCAGGCTGCTGGAGCGTCTGGCCAGCCTGGGGGTGCGCCTGGCGGAGCCCGGGGAGTTCACCCGGCGCTCCCTCCTGAACGGGCGCCAGGGGCTTCTGGAGGCAGAGGCTCTCAAGGACATGATCGCGGCGGCCACCGATGCCCAGCTGAGGGAGGCCCAGGCCCGCTCCGGCGGCGTCCCTGTCTGGCTGGCCGCTGCCCGTGATGCCGTGGCTCCCTGGGTGGCCCGGGCGGAAGCGGCGGTGGACTACGGAGAGGACGAGGGCATCCTCCTGGACCTGGGGCAGCTGAGGACCTCCCTGGAGCCTCTGCGCCGGGTGTTCCACGTGGAACAGGGCCGGTCGAGGGCCGCAGGCTGGCTCCGGGAGGGCATCCGCATCGCCCTGGTGGGACGCCCCAATGCCGGCAAGAGCACCCTCTTCAACGCCCTGGCGGGGGAGGACCGGGCCATCGTCACGGAGATCCCGGGCACCACCAGGGATGTGCTGGAGGTCCGCTGCGAGTGGGCCGGGCTGCCCCTCTACCTCTTCGACACCGCCGGGCTCCGGGAGACCGAGGATCCGGTGGAGCGCCTGGGGGTGGCCCGGGTCTCAGCGGTCCTGGAGAAAGTGGATCTCATCCTGCACCTCATCCCAGCCACGGATCCCGGGCCGGATCCCGAGATCCTGGTGCGCCTGGCTGCCTACGCCGAGAAGGTGATCGAGGTGAGGACCTTCTCCGATGCCAAGGCCGCGGAGGGTCTCTCGGTCTCCGCCCTGGCTGGGGAGCTGGGGGCCCTGGCCCGGGCTCTGCAGGAACGCTTTCTGGGGGGGATGGCTCCCGATGCCTGCCTCGGCGCCCTGGCCAGTCAGCGCCAGCGGGAGCTGCTGGATGAGCTGGTGCTCCAGGCGGAACTGCTCTTCCAGCTGCCGGATGAGCCTCCCCCCGAGTTGCCCGCTTCGGTGCTCCAGGGGCTTTGGGCGCTTCTTCTCCGCCTGAGTGGGGAGGATCGCGCCGAGGCGACCCTGGACCAGGTCTTCAGCGGGTTCTGCCTGGGGAAGTGA
- a CDS encoding CsgG/HfaB family protein: MNIRRILSLAVAACLALLPLSVKAAGADKRPRVAVLSFPVAEGAWSGWGPGGWSAGEKRISSVLQDLMVTELSDQGSGKIRLIERERLEAILQEQKLGSSGLVDESSAVKMGKLAGVRYMVTGKVTRFAYKKSGFQTSGLVGALMSKVAPGGDSLARHAASDVNIKKASFTGRLDVRVIDVQTGEIIATVKDEGEVKDMGVKVAGTGNEVQWDQELVNKVFEPVVQRIAEKLVRRMADQD, translated from the coding sequence GTGAACATCCGTCGGATTCTCTCCCTTGCCGTGGCCGCCTGCCTGGCCCTGCTTCCCCTCAGTGTGAAGGCTGCAGGCGCTGACAAGCGCCCCAGGGTGGCCGTTCTCTCCTTCCCCGTCGCCGAGGGGGCCTGGTCCGGCTGGGGGCCGGGGGGCTGGAGTGCCGGTGAGAAGCGCATCTCCAGTGTCCTCCAGGACCTGATGGTGACCGAGCTCAGCGACCAGGGTTCCGGCAAGATCCGCCTCATCGAGCGCGAGCGCCTCGAGGCCATCCTGCAGGAGCAGAAGCTGGGCAGCAGCGGTCTGGTCGATGAATCCAGCGCCGTCAAGATGGGCAAGCTGGCGGGGGTCCGCTACATGGTCACCGGCAAGGTGACCCGCTTCGCCTACAAGAAGAGCGGCTTCCAGACCAGCGGGCTGGTGGGTGCCCTCATGTCCAAGGTGGCCCCGGGCGGAGACTCCCTGGCCCGCCATGCGGCCTCCGATGTGAACATCAAGAAGGCGAGCTTCACGGGTCGCCTGGATGTGCGGGTGATCGACGTCCAGACCGGTGAGATCATCGCCACCGTCAAGGATGAGGGCGAGGTCAAGGACATGGGGGTCAAGGTGGCCGGTACCGGTAACGAGGTCCAGTGGGACCAGGAGCTCGTGAACAAGGTCTTCGAGCCCGTCGTCCAGCGGATCGCCGAGAAACTGGTCCGCCGGATGGCTGATCAGGACTGA
- the pncB gene encoding nicotinate phosphoribosyltransferase, with protein MPGEPIVQSLLENDLYKFTMWQALLHRHPGAQAAYSFRCRNTPAFPLAELKEAVEAELDQLCSLSFTGAELDYLRTLRFLKSDFVDFLSVFRFQRRFIEVGVRGEELTLEAQGPMVHVMGFEIFALYIVNELYFRRLGDPDADLAAARGRLQAKIRLVQEYETLSSGAPPFLLFDFGLRRRYSGPWQEEMLRTLARELPASFRGTSNVHLARVLGLPPAGTMAHEYLQAYQGFGIRLRDFQKAALEGWVQEYRGDLGIALTDVISMDAFLADFDLYFAKLFDGLRHDSGDPFAWGEKALAHYRSLHIDPATKRFVFSDSLDIPRALALHGHFAGRIPCAFGIGTNLTNDTGLDPLNIVMKMVRCNGQPVGKLSDTPGKALCEDPSFLAYLRQVFGS; from the coding sequence ATGCCTGGTGAACCCATCGTCCAGAGCCTTCTGGAGAACGACCTCTACAAGTTCACCATGTGGCAGGCCCTGCTCCACAGGCACCCCGGGGCCCAGGCGGCCTACAGCTTCCGCTGCCGGAACACCCCGGCCTTCCCCCTGGCGGAGCTGAAGGAGGCTGTGGAGGCCGAACTGGACCAGCTCTGCTCCCTCTCCTTCACAGGTGCGGAGCTGGACTACCTCCGCACCCTGCGCTTTCTCAAGAGCGACTTCGTGGACTTCCTCTCGGTCTTCCGCTTTCAGCGCCGCTTCATCGAGGTGGGGGTCCGGGGGGAGGAGCTGACCCTCGAGGCCCAAGGCCCCATGGTGCATGTGATGGGCTTCGAGATCTTCGCCCTCTATATCGTGAATGAGCTCTACTTCCGTAGGCTCGGTGACCCGGATGCCGATCTCGCCGCCGCCCGGGGGCGCCTGCAGGCCAAGATCCGTCTGGTGCAGGAGTACGAGACCCTTTCCAGCGGGGCCCCGCCCTTTCTGCTCTTCGACTTCGGCCTGAGGCGGCGCTACTCGGGCCCCTGGCAGGAAGAGATGCTCCGGACCCTGGCCCGGGAGCTGCCCGCCAGCTTCCGGGGCACCTCCAATGTCCATCTGGCCCGGGTGCTGGGGCTTCCGCCGGCCGGCACCATGGCCCATGAGTATCTCCAGGCCTACCAGGGCTTCGGCATCCGCCTGCGGGACTTCCAGAAGGCGGCCCTGGAGGGCTGGGTCCAGGAGTACCGGGGGGACCTCGGGATCGCCCTGACGGATGTCATCTCCATGGATGCCTTCCTCGCCGACTTCGACCTGTACTTCGCCAAGCTCTTCGACGGACTCCGCCACGACTCGGGGGATCCCTTCGCCTGGGGCGAGAAGGCCCTGGCGCACTACCGGAGCCTCCACATCGATCCGGCCACCAAGCGCTTCGTCTTCTCCGACAGCCTGGACATCCCCAGGGCCCTGGCCCTGCATGGGCACTTCGCCGGGCGCATCCCCTGCGCCTTCGGCATCGGCACCAACCTCACCAACGACACTGGCCTGGACCCGCTGAACATCGTGATGAAGATGGTCCGCTGCAACGGTCAGCCCGTCGGAAAGCTCTCCGACACTCCAGGCAAGGCCCTCTGCGAGGACCCCTCCTTTCTGGCGTACCTGCGACAGGTCTTCGGCTCATGA